A part of Streptomyces sp. NBC_01235 genomic DNA contains:
- a CDS encoding maltotransferase domain-containing protein: MEGKPMQRDATRPTAEARVGRIPIADVAPQIDDGAGGRTPARAVPGEEFAVSATVFREGHDAVGAGVVLTDPDGRAGDWIPMRLVAPGTDRYTAWVTAAEEGDWTYRVEAWTDPWATWRHAAEIKVPAGIDTELVLEEGALLLEEVAGTAPADEAARLTDVAGRLRDGRLDAEERLAAVTAAPVATLLTARPLRRLLTRSPELPLRVDRERALYGAWYEFFPRSEGAVVPAAVDGVAEPPRPGTLRTAAKRLEAVADMGFDVVYLPPVHPIGTTHRKGAGNTLEARPHDPGSPWAIGSADGGHDAIHPDLGTQEDFDHFVARAGELGLEVALDFALQCSPDHPWVAEHPEWFQRRADGSIAFAENPPKRYQDIFPVDFDTDPDGLHTECLRILRHWMDHGVRIFRVDNPHTKPVAFWERLIAAVHASDPDVLFLAEAFTRPAMLHALARVGFHQSYTYFTWRNSKEEVESYLSELAGLGGEQSAAYLRPNLFVNTPDILNAYLQYGGRAAFAARAVLAATAGPTWGVYAGYELYENVPMGPGSEEYLDSEKYQLRPRDWAGAQTAGDSLAPLIRALNDIRRAHPALHQLRNLRFHRTDNDAMICFSKRACGGEGDDWVVVVLNLDPRETREATVTLDLPALGLERSETFAVRDALSGENYRWGRDNYVRLDPRHRVAHILTDGTSQS, encoded by the coding sequence ATGGAGGGCAAGCCCATGCAGCGCGACGCGACGCGCCCGACCGCCGAAGCACGTGTGGGCCGCATCCCCATCGCGGACGTGGCGCCACAGATCGACGACGGCGCCGGCGGCCGCACCCCCGCCCGCGCCGTACCCGGCGAAGAGTTCGCCGTCTCGGCCACCGTCTTCAGGGAAGGGCACGACGCGGTCGGCGCCGGCGTCGTGCTCACCGACCCCGACGGCCGTGCGGGCGACTGGATCCCGATGCGCCTCGTGGCCCCCGGCACCGACCGCTACACCGCGTGGGTCACCGCCGCAGAGGAAGGCGACTGGACCTACCGGGTGGAGGCGTGGACCGACCCCTGGGCGACCTGGCGGCACGCCGCCGAGATCAAGGTGCCCGCCGGGATCGACACCGAACTGGTCCTGGAGGAAGGCGCGTTGCTCCTCGAAGAGGTGGCCGGCACGGCCCCGGCCGACGAGGCGGCGCGGCTCACCGACGTGGCCGGGCGGCTGCGGGACGGGCGCCTCGACGCCGAGGAGCGGCTCGCCGCCGTCACCGCGGCTCCCGTGGCCACCCTGCTCACCGCCCGCCCGCTGCGCAGGCTGCTCACGCGCTCGCCGGAACTGCCGCTGCGGGTCGACCGGGAACGCGCCCTGTACGGAGCCTGGTACGAGTTCTTCCCCCGCTCCGAGGGAGCCGTCGTCCCCGCCGCGGTGGACGGCGTGGCCGAGCCGCCGCGGCCGGGCACGCTGCGGACCGCCGCCAAACGCCTCGAGGCCGTGGCCGACATGGGCTTCGACGTGGTCTATCTGCCCCCGGTCCACCCGATCGGCACCACCCACCGCAAGGGTGCGGGCAACACGCTCGAGGCAAGGCCGCACGATCCCGGCTCACCCTGGGCGATCGGATCGGCCGACGGCGGACACGACGCGATCCACCCCGACCTGGGCACCCAGGAGGACTTCGACCACTTCGTGGCGCGCGCCGGTGAACTGGGCCTCGAAGTCGCCCTGGACTTCGCCCTCCAGTGCTCACCCGACCATCCCTGGGTCGCCGAGCACCCCGAGTGGTTCCAACGCCGCGCCGACGGCTCGATCGCGTTCGCCGAGAACCCGCCGAAAAGGTACCAGGACATCTTTCCCGTCGACTTCGACACCGATCCGGACGGACTGCACACGGAGTGCCTGCGCATACTGCGGCACTGGATGGACCACGGCGTCCGGATCTTCCGAGTCGACAACCCGCACACCAAGCCCGTCGCCTTCTGGGAACGGCTGATCGCCGCGGTGCACGCGAGCGATCCCGATGTGCTCTTCCTCGCCGAGGCGTTCACCCGCCCGGCTATGCTGCACGCCCTGGCGCGCGTGGGCTTCCACCAGTCGTACACGTACTTCACCTGGCGCAACTCCAAGGAAGAGGTGGAGAGTTACCTCTCCGAACTGGCCGGCCTCGGCGGCGAACAGAGCGCGGCCTACCTGCGGCCCAACCTCTTCGTGAACACCCCCGACATCCTCAACGCCTACCTCCAGTACGGCGGCAGGGCGGCCTTCGCGGCCCGCGCGGTGCTCGCCGCGACGGCAGGACCCACCTGGGGCGTGTACGCCGGGTACGAGCTGTACGAGAACGTGCCCATGGGGCCAGGCAGCGAGGAGTACCTGGACTCCGAGAAGTACCAGCTGCGCCCCCGCGACTGGGCGGGTGCTCAGACTGCGGGCGACTCCCTGGCCCCGCTGATCCGTGCGCTCAACGACATCCGGCGGGCCCACCCGGCCCTGCACCAGCTGCGCAACCTCCGCTTCCACCGCACCGACAACGACGCGATGATCTGCTTCTCCAAGCGCGCCTGCGGGGGCGAGGGGGACGACTGGGTTGTCGTGGTGCTCAACCTCGACCCGCGCGAGACGCGCGAGGCGACGGTCACCCTCGACCTGCCCGCACTCGGCCTGGAGCGCTCCGAGACCTTCGCGGTGCGCGACGCCCTGTCGGGCGAGAACTACCGCTGGGGCCGCGACAACTACGTACGCCTCGACCCCCGGCATCGAGTGGCCCACATACTCACGGACGGGACTTCGCAGTCGTGA